The proteins below come from a single Tachysurus fulvidraco isolate hzauxx_2018 chromosome 13, HZAU_PFXX_2.0, whole genome shotgun sequence genomic window:
- the LOC113650754 gene encoding dysbindin domain-containing protein 1 isoform X2, with amino-acid sequence MEAQGGAGSPDDTKKGQNLLKPSMSGELSKEHSQHPRIEEDRVIPGHTPSLLHVTDRRQPLSSVSSLEVHFDLLDLTELTDMSDQELTEVFVDSDEENPESPAGYHHYPGRGSYLRSPSWNRCSKPEQSHDRKHHSDSDSTESCHKLERPKKP; translated from the exons ATGGAGGCACAAGGAGGGGCAGGTAGCCCAG ATGACACTAAAAAAGGACAGAATCTGCTGAAGCCCTCGATGTCAGGAGAACTATCAAAAGAACATTCCCAGCATCCCAGAATTGAGGAGGACAGAGTCATTCCCGGACACACCCCAAGCCTGCTGCATGTCACTGATAGACGGC AGCCCCTTAGCAGCGTTTCATCTCTCGAGGTTCACTTCGACTTGCTTGACCTGACAGAACTCACGGACATGTCCGACCAGGAGCTGACTGAGGTATTCGTCGATTCTGATGAGGAAAACCCAGAGTCACCTGCAG gtTATCACCACTACCCAGGCAGAGGAAGCTACCTGCGCTCTCCCTCTTGGAACCGCTGCAGTAAACCCGAGCAGTCACACGACAGGAAGCACCACAGCGACTCAGACAGCACTGAGTCCTGTCACAAACTGGAACGGCCTAAAAAACCTTAA
- the LOC113650754 gene encoding dysbindin domain-containing protein 1 isoform X1: protein MEAQGGAGSPDDTKKGQNLLKPSMSGELSKEHSQHPRIEEDRVIPGHTPSLLHVTDRRRNEVPKELHQHLLHSLPRECLTKPLSSVSSLEVHFDLLDLTELTDMSDQELTEVFVDSDEENPESPAGYHHYPGRGSYLRSPSWNRCSKPEQSHDRKHHSDSDSTESCHKLERPKKP from the exons ATGGAGGCACAAGGAGGGGCAGGTAGCCCAG ATGACACTAAAAAAGGACAGAATCTGCTGAAGCCCTCGATGTCAGGAGAACTATCAAAAGAACATTCCCAGCATCCCAGAATTGAGGAGGACAGAGTCATTCCCGGACACACCCCAAGCCTGCTGCATGTCACTGATAGACGGC GGAATGAAGTCCCTAAAGAGTTGCACCAACATCTACTGCACAGCCTTCCTAGGGAATGTTTAACAA AGCCCCTTAGCAGCGTTTCATCTCTCGAGGTTCACTTCGACTTGCTTGACCTGACAGAACTCACGGACATGTCCGACCAGGAGCTGACTGAGGTATTCGTCGATTCTGATGAGGAAAACCCAGAGTCACCTGCAG gtTATCACCACTACCCAGGCAGAGGAAGCTACCTGCGCTCTCCCTCTTGGAACCGCTGCAGTAAACCCGAGCAGTCACACGACAGGAAGCACCACAGCGACTCAGACAGCACTGAGTCCTGTCACAAACTGGAACGGCCTAAAAAACCTTAA
- the LOC113650794 gene encoding AFG3-like protein 1 isoform X1 → MSLMLKSMCKNCCKSGWKSWRRQYSVFNSSSVLKYTSFSLNPVKLRMELLLLQSRVFSSKPPKGFEKFFPKRSATEPREKSSDPESQRKSGGAGTGGGEKKEDGSWWSRILRRGVPWDEKHFWNVLFTGSGMLATFLYLYFRNRGREISWREFVHYYLARGLVERLEVVNKQYVRVLPAPHVNTSEASYVWFNIGTVDTFERNLEQAERELGLDPHRVQVLYSTERDWNFLVILLPFVALLGLLTFRSRQWKSAGWQRGRGSSMLRMTESKAKMIRDSINVRLKDVAGCEEAKLEILEFVSFLKKPKQYQDLGAKIPKGALLSGPPGTGKTLLAKATAGEAGVPFITVNGSEFQEMFVGVGAARVRDTFALARRHAPCILFIDEIDAMGRKRGRGHFGGQSEQENTLNQLLVEMDGFNSSTNVVVLAATNRVDVLDPALLRPGRFDRQIYVGPPDIKGRASIFKVHMRPLKLEASLTSDHLARKLAALTPGFTGADIANVCNEAALIAARHLHPAVTSKHFEQAVERVIGGLEKKTRVLQPAEKTTVAYHEAGHAVVGWFLEHADPLLKLSIIPRGKGLGYVQYQPKEQYLFTREQLFDRMCVMLGGRVAEQVFFGRITTGAQDDLRKVTQSAYAQIMQFGMSESEGQMAFDLPKQGEPVLEKPYSEATAELIDQEVRSLISKAFERTHRLITEKRELVEKVGKRLLKNEVLDKADMLELLGPRPCVEKCTYEEFVEETGSMDEDTSLPEGLKDWDKNSDPSQGKDSSQQHREFIYL, encoded by the exons ATGAGTCTGATGTTAAAGTCGATGTGTAAAAACTGCTGTAAGTCAGGATGGAAGAGCTGGAGACGACAATACAGCGTGTTTAACTCGAGTTCAGTGTTAAAGTACACG AGTTTTTCATTGAATCCAGTGAAATTAAGAATGGAATTGTTGCTCTTACAATCACGTGTTTTCTCCAGCAAACCACCAAAAG GATTTGAGAAGTTCTTTCCAAAGAGATCAGCAACAGAACCCAGAG agaaatccagtGACCCGGAATCCCAAAGAAAGAGCGGTGGAGCAGGAACAGGCGGTGGTGAGAAGAAGGAAGATGGCAGTTGGTGGTCTCGCATCCTACGA AGAGGCGTCCCTTGGGATGAGAAGCATTTCTGGAACGTCCTTTTTACAGGATCTGGGATGCTGGctacttttctttatttatacttCCGAAATAGAGGAAGAGAGATATCGTGGAGGGAGTTTGTTCATTACTACCTCGCTCGAGGCCTG GTCGAGAGGCTAGAAGTGGTTAATAAGCAGTATGTCAGAGTGCTTCCTGCTCCCCATGTCAACACGTCAGAGGCG AGTTATGTTTGGTTTAATATCGGCACCGTGGACACGTTCGAGAGGAATCTGGAGCAAGCAGAACGAGAGCTGGGTTTGGATCCACACAGGGTGCAGGTGCTCTACAGCACTGAGAGAGATTG GAATTTCCTCGTGATTTTGCTCCCGTTCGTCGCACTGCTCGGTTTGCTGACGTTCAGGTCGAGGCAGTGGAAGTCTGCAGGATGGCAGCGTGGAAGAGGAAGCAGTATGCTTAGAATGACCGAGTCCAAAGCGAAGATGATCAGAGACAGCATTAACGTCAGGCTGAAGGATGTTGCCGGCTGTGAAGAAGCCAAGTTGGAGATTTTGGAGTTTGTCAGTTTCCTGAAGAAGCCCAAACAGTACCAGGACCTCGGTGCCAAAATCCCAAAG GGTGCGTTGTTATCGGGTCCACCCGGAACAGGAAAGACTCTGCTAGCCAAAGCGACTGCAGGCGAAGCTGGAGTTCCCTTCATAACTGTCAACGGCTCGGAGTTTCAGGAGATGTTTGTCGGTGTAGGAGCAGCCCGG GTGAGGGACACGTTTGCGCTGGCCAGAAGACACGCCCCCTGTATCCTCTTCATCGATGAGATCGATGCCATGGGCAGGAAGAGGGGTCGAGGGCACTTTGGTGGGCAGAGCGAGCAGGAGAACACGCTTAACCAGCTGCTGGTGGAAATGGACG gcTTTAACAGCAGCACCAACGTTGTGGTTCTGGCCGCCACCAACCGCGTGGATGTTTTAGATCCGGCACTTTTAAGACCCGGACGGTTCGACAGGCAGATTTACGTAG GACCGCCTGATATTAAAGGCAGGGCTTCCATCTTTAAAGTGCACATGAGGCCACTGAAGCTGGAAGCCAGTTTGACCTCAGATCATCTGGCAAGGAAACTGGCTGCTCTTACACCTGGTTTCACAG GAGCCGACATTGCGAACGTCTGTAACGAAGCAGCTCTCATCGCCGCACGTCACCTACACCCGGCTGTGACCTCCAAACACTTCGAGCAAGCTGTCGAGAGGGTGATCGGAGGCCTGGAAAAGAAGACGAGGGTTCTGCAGCCTGCCGAAAAAACCACCGTGGCTTACCACGAGGCCGGACATGCTGTCGTAGGCTGGTTTCTGGAGCACGCAGACCCTCTGCtgaag TTGTCCATCATTCCTCGAGGAAAAGGCCTTGGCTACGTGCAGTACCAGCCTAAGGAGCAGTACTTGTTCACACGTGAGCAGCTTTTCGACAGGATGTGCGTGATGCTCGGAGGGCGTGTGGCGGAGCAGGTGTTTTTTGGCAGGATCACCACAGGAGCTCAGGACGATCTGAGAAAAGTCACCCAGTCTGCATATGCTCAG ATCATGCAGTTCGGGATGAGCGAGTCAGAGGGGCAAATGGCATTTGATTTGCCAAAGCAGGGCGAGCCGGTGTTAGAGAAGCCTTACAGCGAGGCCACTGCTGAGCTCATAGACCAGGAAGTGCGTTCCCTTATTAGCAAAGCCTTCGAGAGAACGCATCGTCTCATCACCGAGAAACGAGAGCTGGTGGAGAAG GTGGGGAAGCGTCTCCTAAAGAACGAAGTCCTGGACAAAGCGGACATGTTGGAACTGTTGGGCCCGAGGCCGTGTGTAGAGAAATGCACCTACGAGGAGTTTGTGGAGGAAACCGGCAGCATGGACGAGGACACGAGTCTGCCCGAGGGACTAAAGGACTGGGACAAGAACAGTGACCCGTCTCAGGGTAAAGACTCCTCACAGCAGCACAGAGAGTTTATATATCTGTAG
- the LOC113650794 gene encoding AFG3-like protein 1 isoform X2, which yields MSLMLKSMCKNCCKSGWKSWRRQYSVFNSSSVLKYTSFSLNPVKLRMELLLLQSRVFSSKPPKGFEKFFPKRSATEPREKSSDPESQRKSGGAGTGGGEKKEDGSWWSRILRVERLEVVNKQYVRVLPAPHVNTSEASYVWFNIGTVDTFERNLEQAERELGLDPHRVQVLYSTERDWNFLVILLPFVALLGLLTFRSRQWKSAGWQRGRGSSMLRMTESKAKMIRDSINVRLKDVAGCEEAKLEILEFVSFLKKPKQYQDLGAKIPKGALLSGPPGTGKTLLAKATAGEAGVPFITVNGSEFQEMFVGVGAARVRDTFALARRHAPCILFIDEIDAMGRKRGRGHFGGQSEQENTLNQLLVEMDGFNSSTNVVVLAATNRVDVLDPALLRPGRFDRQIYVGPPDIKGRASIFKVHMRPLKLEASLTSDHLARKLAALTPGFTGADIANVCNEAALIAARHLHPAVTSKHFEQAVERVIGGLEKKTRVLQPAEKTTVAYHEAGHAVVGWFLEHADPLLKLSIIPRGKGLGYVQYQPKEQYLFTREQLFDRMCVMLGGRVAEQVFFGRITTGAQDDLRKVTQSAYAQIMQFGMSESEGQMAFDLPKQGEPVLEKPYSEATAELIDQEVRSLISKAFERTHRLITEKRELVEKVGKRLLKNEVLDKADMLELLGPRPCVEKCTYEEFVEETGSMDEDTSLPEGLKDWDKNSDPSQGKDSSQQHREFIYL from the exons ATGAGTCTGATGTTAAAGTCGATGTGTAAAAACTGCTGTAAGTCAGGATGGAAGAGCTGGAGACGACAATACAGCGTGTTTAACTCGAGTTCAGTGTTAAAGTACACG AGTTTTTCATTGAATCCAGTGAAATTAAGAATGGAATTGTTGCTCTTACAATCACGTGTTTTCTCCAGCAAACCACCAAAAG GATTTGAGAAGTTCTTTCCAAAGAGATCAGCAACAGAACCCAGAG agaaatccagtGACCCGGAATCCCAAAGAAAGAGCGGTGGAGCAGGAACAGGCGGTGGTGAGAAGAAGGAAGATGGCAGTTGGTGGTCTCGCATCCTACGA GTCGAGAGGCTAGAAGTGGTTAATAAGCAGTATGTCAGAGTGCTTCCTGCTCCCCATGTCAACACGTCAGAGGCG AGTTATGTTTGGTTTAATATCGGCACCGTGGACACGTTCGAGAGGAATCTGGAGCAAGCAGAACGAGAGCTGGGTTTGGATCCACACAGGGTGCAGGTGCTCTACAGCACTGAGAGAGATTG GAATTTCCTCGTGATTTTGCTCCCGTTCGTCGCACTGCTCGGTTTGCTGACGTTCAGGTCGAGGCAGTGGAAGTCTGCAGGATGGCAGCGTGGAAGAGGAAGCAGTATGCTTAGAATGACCGAGTCCAAAGCGAAGATGATCAGAGACAGCATTAACGTCAGGCTGAAGGATGTTGCCGGCTGTGAAGAAGCCAAGTTGGAGATTTTGGAGTTTGTCAGTTTCCTGAAGAAGCCCAAACAGTACCAGGACCTCGGTGCCAAAATCCCAAAG GGTGCGTTGTTATCGGGTCCACCCGGAACAGGAAAGACTCTGCTAGCCAAAGCGACTGCAGGCGAAGCTGGAGTTCCCTTCATAACTGTCAACGGCTCGGAGTTTCAGGAGATGTTTGTCGGTGTAGGAGCAGCCCGG GTGAGGGACACGTTTGCGCTGGCCAGAAGACACGCCCCCTGTATCCTCTTCATCGATGAGATCGATGCCATGGGCAGGAAGAGGGGTCGAGGGCACTTTGGTGGGCAGAGCGAGCAGGAGAACACGCTTAACCAGCTGCTGGTGGAAATGGACG gcTTTAACAGCAGCACCAACGTTGTGGTTCTGGCCGCCACCAACCGCGTGGATGTTTTAGATCCGGCACTTTTAAGACCCGGACGGTTCGACAGGCAGATTTACGTAG GACCGCCTGATATTAAAGGCAGGGCTTCCATCTTTAAAGTGCACATGAGGCCACTGAAGCTGGAAGCCAGTTTGACCTCAGATCATCTGGCAAGGAAACTGGCTGCTCTTACACCTGGTTTCACAG GAGCCGACATTGCGAACGTCTGTAACGAAGCAGCTCTCATCGCCGCACGTCACCTACACCCGGCTGTGACCTCCAAACACTTCGAGCAAGCTGTCGAGAGGGTGATCGGAGGCCTGGAAAAGAAGACGAGGGTTCTGCAGCCTGCCGAAAAAACCACCGTGGCTTACCACGAGGCCGGACATGCTGTCGTAGGCTGGTTTCTGGAGCACGCAGACCCTCTGCtgaag TTGTCCATCATTCCTCGAGGAAAAGGCCTTGGCTACGTGCAGTACCAGCCTAAGGAGCAGTACTTGTTCACACGTGAGCAGCTTTTCGACAGGATGTGCGTGATGCTCGGAGGGCGTGTGGCGGAGCAGGTGTTTTTTGGCAGGATCACCACAGGAGCTCAGGACGATCTGAGAAAAGTCACCCAGTCTGCATATGCTCAG ATCATGCAGTTCGGGATGAGCGAGTCAGAGGGGCAAATGGCATTTGATTTGCCAAAGCAGGGCGAGCCGGTGTTAGAGAAGCCTTACAGCGAGGCCACTGCTGAGCTCATAGACCAGGAAGTGCGTTCCCTTATTAGCAAAGCCTTCGAGAGAACGCATCGTCTCATCACCGAGAAACGAGAGCTGGTGGAGAAG GTGGGGAAGCGTCTCCTAAAGAACGAAGTCCTGGACAAAGCGGACATGTTGGAACTGTTGGGCCCGAGGCCGTGTGTAGAGAAATGCACCTACGAGGAGTTTGTGGAGGAAACCGGCAGCATGGACGAGGACACGAGTCTGCCCGAGGGACTAAAGGACTGGGACAAGAACAGTGACCCGTCTCAGGGTAAAGACTCCTCACAGCAGCACAGAGAGTTTATATATCTGTAG
- the LOC113650794 gene encoding AFG3-like protein 1 isoform X3, translating to MNKEKVFVQVERLEVVNKQYVRVLPAPHVNTSEASYVWFNIGTVDTFERNLEQAERELGLDPHRVQVLYSTERDWNFLVILLPFVALLGLLTFRSRQWKSAGWQRGRGSSMLRMTESKAKMIRDSINVRLKDVAGCEEAKLEILEFVSFLKKPKQYQDLGAKIPKGALLSGPPGTGKTLLAKATAGEAGVPFITVNGSEFQEMFVGVGAARVRDTFALARRHAPCILFIDEIDAMGRKRGRGHFGGQSEQENTLNQLLVEMDGFNSSTNVVVLAATNRVDVLDPALLRPGRFDRQIYVGPPDIKGRASIFKVHMRPLKLEASLTSDHLARKLAALTPGFTGADIANVCNEAALIAARHLHPAVTSKHFEQAVERVIGGLEKKTRVLQPAEKTTVAYHEAGHAVVGWFLEHADPLLKLSIIPRGKGLGYVQYQPKEQYLFTREQLFDRMCVMLGGRVAEQVFFGRITTGAQDDLRKVTQSAYAQIMQFGMSESEGQMAFDLPKQGEPVLEKPYSEATAELIDQEVRSLISKAFERTHRLITEKRELVEKVGKRLLKNEVLDKADMLELLGPRPCVEKCTYEEFVEETGSMDEDTSLPEGLKDWDKNSDPSQGKDSSQQHREFIYL from the exons ATGAATAAAGAGAAGGTTTTTGTGCAGGTCGAGAGGCTAGAAGTGGTTAATAAGCAGTATGTCAGAGTGCTTCCTGCTCCCCATGTCAACACGTCAGAGGCG AGTTATGTTTGGTTTAATATCGGCACCGTGGACACGTTCGAGAGGAATCTGGAGCAAGCAGAACGAGAGCTGGGTTTGGATCCACACAGGGTGCAGGTGCTCTACAGCACTGAGAGAGATTG GAATTTCCTCGTGATTTTGCTCCCGTTCGTCGCACTGCTCGGTTTGCTGACGTTCAGGTCGAGGCAGTGGAAGTCTGCAGGATGGCAGCGTGGAAGAGGAAGCAGTATGCTTAGAATGACCGAGTCCAAAGCGAAGATGATCAGAGACAGCATTAACGTCAGGCTGAAGGATGTTGCCGGCTGTGAAGAAGCCAAGTTGGAGATTTTGGAGTTTGTCAGTTTCCTGAAGAAGCCCAAACAGTACCAGGACCTCGGTGCCAAAATCCCAAAG GGTGCGTTGTTATCGGGTCCACCCGGAACAGGAAAGACTCTGCTAGCCAAAGCGACTGCAGGCGAAGCTGGAGTTCCCTTCATAACTGTCAACGGCTCGGAGTTTCAGGAGATGTTTGTCGGTGTAGGAGCAGCCCGG GTGAGGGACACGTTTGCGCTGGCCAGAAGACACGCCCCCTGTATCCTCTTCATCGATGAGATCGATGCCATGGGCAGGAAGAGGGGTCGAGGGCACTTTGGTGGGCAGAGCGAGCAGGAGAACACGCTTAACCAGCTGCTGGTGGAAATGGACG gcTTTAACAGCAGCACCAACGTTGTGGTTCTGGCCGCCACCAACCGCGTGGATGTTTTAGATCCGGCACTTTTAAGACCCGGACGGTTCGACAGGCAGATTTACGTAG GACCGCCTGATATTAAAGGCAGGGCTTCCATCTTTAAAGTGCACATGAGGCCACTGAAGCTGGAAGCCAGTTTGACCTCAGATCATCTGGCAAGGAAACTGGCTGCTCTTACACCTGGTTTCACAG GAGCCGACATTGCGAACGTCTGTAACGAAGCAGCTCTCATCGCCGCACGTCACCTACACCCGGCTGTGACCTCCAAACACTTCGAGCAAGCTGTCGAGAGGGTGATCGGAGGCCTGGAAAAGAAGACGAGGGTTCTGCAGCCTGCCGAAAAAACCACCGTGGCTTACCACGAGGCCGGACATGCTGTCGTAGGCTGGTTTCTGGAGCACGCAGACCCTCTGCtgaag TTGTCCATCATTCCTCGAGGAAAAGGCCTTGGCTACGTGCAGTACCAGCCTAAGGAGCAGTACTTGTTCACACGTGAGCAGCTTTTCGACAGGATGTGCGTGATGCTCGGAGGGCGTGTGGCGGAGCAGGTGTTTTTTGGCAGGATCACCACAGGAGCTCAGGACGATCTGAGAAAAGTCACCCAGTCTGCATATGCTCAG ATCATGCAGTTCGGGATGAGCGAGTCAGAGGGGCAAATGGCATTTGATTTGCCAAAGCAGGGCGAGCCGGTGTTAGAGAAGCCTTACAGCGAGGCCACTGCTGAGCTCATAGACCAGGAAGTGCGTTCCCTTATTAGCAAAGCCTTCGAGAGAACGCATCGTCTCATCACCGAGAAACGAGAGCTGGTGGAGAAG GTGGGGAAGCGTCTCCTAAAGAACGAAGTCCTGGACAAAGCGGACATGTTGGAACTGTTGGGCCCGAGGCCGTGTGTAGAGAAATGCACCTACGAGGAGTTTGTGGAGGAAACCGGCAGCATGGACGAGGACACGAGTCTGCCCGAGGGACTAAAGGACTGGGACAAGAACAGTGACCCGTCTCAGGGTAAAGACTCCTCACAGCAGCACAGAGAGTTTATATATCTGTAG